A region of Limisphaera ngatamarikiensis DNA encodes the following proteins:
- a CDS encoding PfkB family carbohydrate kinase gives MRDSVLIVGSTALDSIRTPRGSRDRLLGGSASYAAVAASFFAPTRLVGVVGDDFPSRYRALYQRHGIDLAGLQQRAGKTFHWAGEYEPNMNRRHTLLTELGVFAEFRPDLPEPYRRSDWVLLGNIAPGLQLHVLRQLARPRFIAADTMDLWIETARDELLKLLRQVDLFILNDGEAAQLTGETNVVAALRRLHALGPRFVIIKKGEHGAILSDGDGFFVAPAFPLARVVDPTGAGDTFAGALMGYLARSRGSLETRLRRAMLYGSVVASYCCEGFGLTRLDRIRREDIEQRANLLRQYARI, from the coding sequence ATGAGAGACAGCGTACTCATCGTGGGGTCCACCGCTCTGGATTCCATCCGAACGCCTCGCGGCAGCCGGGATCGGCTGTTGGGCGGTTCGGCCAGCTATGCCGCGGTGGCCGCCAGCTTTTTCGCACCCACGCGGTTGGTGGGCGTGGTGGGAGACGATTTCCCGTCGCGCTACCGGGCACTCTACCAGCGCCACGGAATCGACCTGGCGGGATTGCAGCAACGAGCCGGCAAGACCTTTCATTGGGCGGGGGAATACGAACCCAACATGAACCGGAGGCACACCCTGTTGACCGAGCTGGGGGTGTTTGCCGAGTTCCGACCCGACCTGCCCGAACCCTATCGCAGGTCCGACTGGGTATTGTTGGGCAACATTGCTCCCGGTTTGCAGTTGCATGTACTGAGACAGCTGGCCCGGCCCCGGTTCATCGCCGCCGATACCATGGACCTGTGGATCGAGACAGCCCGGGATGAGTTGTTGAAGCTCCTGCGGCAGGTGGACCTTTTCATCCTGAACGACGGCGAGGCGGCTCAATTGACCGGTGAAACCAACGTGGTGGCGGCTTTGCGGCGGCTTCACGCGCTGGGCCCTCGCTTTGTGATCATCAAGAAAGGGGAGCACGGCGCGATCCTCTCGGACGGCGATGGGTTCTTCGTGGCCCCCGCCTTTCCGCTGGCCCGGGTGGTGGATCCCACGGGCGCGGGCGATACCTTCGCCGGCGCACTGATGGGCTATCTGGCCCGGAGCCGTGGCAGCTTGGAAACCCGCCTCCGTCGGGCCATGCTCTACGGCAGTGTCGTGGCCAGCTATTGCTGCGAAGGGTTCGGGCTTACCCGGCTCGACCGCATTCGGCGGGAGGACATCGAGCAACGGGCAAATCTACTGCGTCAGTACGCCCGAATCTGA
- a CDS encoding Gfo/Idh/MocA family protein, whose protein sequence is MKTHTIGIIMNGVTGRMGTNQHYIRSILAIIKQGGVRRGEDEVILPRPVLVGRNPAKLEKLAAMGENVRWTTDLDAALSDPQNQIYFDAQTTGLRAGSVLKALAAGKHVYCEKPTATNTATAYELYQKARQAGVKHGVVQDKLWLPGLRKLQMLVQSGFFGEILSVRGEFGYWVFDGEHVPAQRPSWNYRKEDDGGIIVDMLCHWRYVLDNLFAPVKAVSCLGATHIKQRWDEQGRPYRCTADDAAYATFELENGIIAHFNSSWCVRVRRDDLLTIQVDGTRGSAVAGLRDCWIQPAHATPRPVWNPDLPNPINFYEHWLRVPDYENYDNAFKVQWELFLRHVVWDEPFRWNLLEGAKGVQLAEKGLESWQRRAWVDVPPLEP, encoded by the coding sequence ATGAAAACGCACACCATTGGCATCATCATGAACGGTGTCACGGGCCGGATGGGCACCAACCAGCACTACATCCGGTCCATCCTGGCCATCATCAAACAGGGGGGTGTCCGTCGGGGTGAAGATGAGGTGATCCTGCCGCGCCCCGTCCTGGTGGGACGCAACCCGGCCAAGCTGGAGAAACTTGCTGCCATGGGCGAGAACGTGCGTTGGACCACCGACCTGGACGCGGCCCTTTCCGATCCGCAGAACCAGATCTACTTCGACGCCCAGACCACCGGATTGCGGGCCGGTTCCGTCCTCAAGGCCCTCGCAGCGGGTAAACACGTCTACTGTGAAAAACCCACGGCCACCAACACCGCCACGGCCTACGAACTCTATCAAAAGGCCAGGCAGGCCGGCGTAAAGCACGGCGTGGTTCAGGACAAGCTCTGGTTGCCGGGGCTGCGGAAGCTCCAAATGCTGGTGCAATCCGGCTTCTTCGGGGAGATCCTGTCCGTTCGGGGTGAATTCGGTTATTGGGTGTTTGACGGCGAGCACGTGCCGGCCCAGCGGCCCTCCTGGAACTATCGGAAGGAGGACGATGGCGGGATCATTGTGGACATGCTTTGTCACTGGCGGTACGTGCTCGACAATCTCTTTGCCCCGGTCAAGGCCGTTTCCTGCCTGGGCGCCACCCACATCAAGCAACGGTGGGATGAACAGGGACGGCCCTACCGCTGCACCGCTGACGACGCGGCCTACGCAACCTTCGAGTTGGAGAATGGCATCATTGCGCACTTCAACTCCTCCTGGTGCGTGCGGGTCCGGCGCGACGATCTCCTGACCATCCAGGTGGACGGGACCCGTGGATCGGCGGTCGCCGGACTGCGGGACTGCTGGATCCAGCCCGCTCACGCCACGCCGCGGCCGGTGTGGAACCCCGACCTGCCGAATCCGATCAACTTTTACGAGCACTGGCTACGCGTGCCGGATTACGAAAACTACGACAACGCCTTCAAGGTGCAGTGGGAACTGTTCCTCCGGCACGTGGTGTGGGACGAACCGTTCCGTTGGAACCTCCTCGAAGGCGCCAAGGGGGTACAACTGGCCGAGAAAGGCCTGGAGTCATGGCAGCGCCGTGCCTGGGTGGACGTGCCTCCCTTGGAGCCTTAA
- a CDS encoding cupin domain-containing protein — MIISDLREIEGRRYPARRRTQNLVGGVAPIQCRNFCMGYVTLDPQGGQVPWHNQDQEEVYFILEGTGEMCLGEERRVVTGGQAVYIPPKVYHQLTNIGDTPLRMIYVYGPAGDVAHWRQELEGTLPRAGIEAPPLPPGARPQCTAKPA; from the coding sequence ATGATCATATCGGACTTGCGTGAAATCGAGGGTCGACGGTACCCCGCGCGACGTCGCACGCAGAACCTTGTCGGAGGTGTGGCCCCCATTCAGTGTCGGAATTTCTGCATGGGCTACGTAACGCTTGACCCCCAGGGGGGACAGGTCCCGTGGCATAACCAGGACCAGGAGGAGGTCTATTTCATCCTCGAGGGTACCGGTGAGATGTGTCTGGGCGAGGAACGCCGGGTCGTGACCGGTGGTCAGGCGGTGTATATCCCGCCGAAGGTCTACCATCAATTGACCAACATTGGCGATACACCGTTGCGGATGATTTATGTGTACGGCCCGGCCGGCGACGTGGCGCATTGGCGGCAGGAGTTGGAGGGTACACTGCCACGGGCCGGGATTGAGGCGCCGCCACTGCCGCCCGGCGCCCGGCCCCAATGCACCGCCAAACCCGCCTGA
- a CDS encoding sugar phosphate isomerase/epimerase family protein, whose product MKLGFVSAILPELTLNEVLAFAAAEGFSCVELMCWPPGRAERRFAGVTHVNVIAFTQAQADDINALCAQHGVTISGLGYYPNPLDPNPGVARAAVDHLKRVIRAASLLGVRQVNTFIGRDWRRTVEENWPRFLKTWKPLIAFAEEQNVRIGIENCPMLFTRDEWPGGKNLATTPVIWRRMFEEIPSEYFGLNYDPSHLVLQRMDPIAPLAEFKNRLFHVHAKDVQVHADKLNEVGTFAYPKLWHTPRIPGFGEINWARFMAKLYEIGYTGPVCIEVEDDTFGQSLEGRKRAVQIAGQILRPFFP is encoded by the coding sequence ATGAAACTGGGGTTCGTATCTGCCATCCTGCCCGAGTTGACGCTCAACGAGGTCCTGGCCTTCGCCGCCGCGGAAGGATTCAGCTGCGTGGAATTAATGTGTTGGCCCCCCGGCAGGGCCGAGCGCCGCTTTGCGGGGGTGACGCACGTGAACGTGATCGCGTTCACGCAGGCACAGGCCGACGACATCAATGCGCTGTGTGCCCAGCACGGGGTGACCATCAGCGGGCTGGGCTACTACCCCAACCCGTTGGACCCCAATCCGGGCGTGGCCCGGGCGGCAGTGGACCATCTCAAGCGGGTGATCCGGGCCGCCAGCCTTCTGGGGGTTCGTCAGGTCAATACCTTCATTGGGCGCGATTGGCGGCGGACCGTGGAAGAGAACTGGCCGCGGTTCCTCAAGACCTGGAAGCCCCTCATCGCCTTTGCCGAGGAACAAAACGTCCGGATCGGCATTGAAAACTGCCCAATGCTGTTCACCCGCGATGAATGGCCGGGGGGTAAAAACCTGGCCACCACGCCGGTCATTTGGCGACGCATGTTCGAAGAGATTCCCTCTGAATACTTTGGGCTTAACTACGATCCGTCCCACCTGGTGCTGCAGAGGATGGATCCGATCGCGCCCCTGGCCGAATTCAAGAATCGCCTGTTCCACGTCCATGCCAAGGATGTCCAGGTCCATGCGGACAAGCTCAATGAGGTGGGCACGTTTGCCTACCCGAAGCTCTGGCACACGCCGCGCATTCCCGGCTTTGGGGAGATCAACTGGGCGCGATTCATGGCGAAGCTTTACGAAATCGGGTACACGGGCCCGGTCTGCATCGAGGTGGAGGACGACACCTTCGGACAAAGCCTGGAAGGGCGGAAACGGGCGGTGCAGATTGCCGGCCAGATCCTGCGCCCGTTTTTCCCGTGA
- the lepA gene encoding translation elongation factor 4: MEPSLIRNFCIIAHVDHGKTTLSDRLLHRTGTISDREMQEQLLDSMDLERERGITIKAHPVTMYYTARNGKRYELNLIDTPGHVDFSYEVSRSLRACEGALLVVDAAQGVEAQTVANVHLAMKQNLTIIPVINKIDLPHANIPLVRQQLEDILAIPADSAILASAKEGIGTDEILEAIVERIPPPQPTGAPSLQALAFDSYFDTYKGVVVYVRVFNGELRPGMQIRLLHSGQTYEVKEVGSFNPKPYVRDRLGVGETGYLAAGIKSPFEVKLGDTITDARIPSPALPGFQEVRPMVFSGIYPINTADYEHLKASMAKLQLNDPAFVYQPETSVALGFGFRCGFLGLLHMEIVQERLRREYNLDIIATYPSVVYRVHLTNGTVKEVDNPAHMPEPNYIAQIEEPIIRAYILCPNEYIGDLLLLITEKRGVVENTETLDPRRVMLTARLPLNEILIDFHDRIKSITHGYGSMDYEHAGYMPSDMVKLDMLVNGEPVDAFSCIVHRDKAESRGRLLAAKLKEVIPRHQFQVAIQAAIGGRIIARETVSALRKDVTAKCYGGDITRKRKLLERQKEGKKRMKAIGSVHIPQEAFIEVLKTG, encoded by the coding sequence ATGGAGCCGAGCCTGATTCGAAACTTTTGCATCATCGCCCATGTGGACCATGGGAAGACGACCCTTTCGGATCGTCTGCTGCACCGGACCGGGACCATTTCCGACCGGGAGATGCAGGAGCAGTTGCTGGACTCCATGGACCTGGAGCGGGAGCGGGGTATTACCATCAAGGCCCACCCCGTCACGATGTACTACACCGCCCGCAACGGGAAGCGCTACGAGCTGAACCTCATCGACACACCCGGACACGTAGACTTCTCCTACGAGGTGTCGCGGAGCCTTCGGGCGTGCGAAGGCGCTCTACTGGTCGTTGACGCAGCCCAGGGCGTGGAGGCGCAGACCGTGGCCAATGTGCACTTGGCCATGAAACAAAACCTCACCATCATCCCCGTGATCAACAAGATCGATCTGCCCCACGCCAACATCCCCCTGGTCCGGCAGCAGTTGGAGGACATCCTGGCCATCCCGGCAGACTCGGCCATCCTGGCCTCCGCCAAGGAGGGCATCGGCACGGACGAAATCCTCGAAGCAATTGTCGAGCGAATTCCACCTCCGCAGCCCACCGGTGCGCCCAGTCTGCAGGCGCTTGCTTTCGACTCCTACTTTGACACCTACAAGGGCGTGGTGGTCTACGTCAGGGTCTTCAACGGGGAGCTTCGACCGGGCATGCAGATCCGGTTGCTTCATTCGGGTCAAACCTACGAGGTGAAGGAGGTCGGAAGCTTCAACCCCAAACCCTACGTCCGAGACCGGCTGGGTGTTGGGGAAACCGGCTACCTGGCCGCGGGTATCAAGAGCCCTTTCGAGGTGAAGCTGGGCGACACCATCACGGACGCCCGGATCCCTTCGCCGGCGTTGCCCGGTTTCCAAGAGGTCCGGCCAATGGTCTTCAGCGGGATCTATCCCATCAACACCGCGGATTACGAGCACCTGAAGGCCAGCATGGCCAAGCTGCAGCTCAACGACCCTGCGTTTGTGTATCAGCCCGAAACCAGCGTCGCTCTGGGGTTCGGCTTCCGTTGCGGGTTCCTGGGGCTGTTGCACATGGAGATCGTACAGGAACGGCTCCGCCGGGAATACAATCTCGACATCATTGCCACCTATCCCAGCGTGGTGTACCGGGTCCACCTCACCAACGGCACGGTCAAGGAGGTGGACAACCCGGCGCATATGCCCGAACCGAATTACATTGCGCAGATCGAGGAACCGATCATCCGGGCCTACATCCTGTGCCCCAACGAGTACATCGGCGACCTGCTCCTGCTGATCACCGAGAAACGCGGCGTGGTGGAAAACACCGAAACCCTGGATCCGCGACGCGTGATGCTCACGGCCCGCCTGCCCCTGAATGAGATCCTCATCGACTTTCACGACCGTATCAAAAGCATCACCCACGGTTACGGCTCCATGGATTATGAGCACGCGGGCTACATGCCCTCGGACATGGTGAAACTCGACATGTTGGTCAACGGCGAGCCGGTGGATGCGTTTTCCTGCATTGTTCACCGCGACAAGGCCGAGAGCCGGGGCCGACTGCTGGCCGCGAAGCTCAAGGAGGTGATTCCGCGACACCAGTTCCAGGTGGCCATTCAGGCGGCCATTGGCGGCCGCATCATTGCCCGCGAGACCGTCAGCGCGCTGCGCAAGGACGTAACAGCCAAATGCTACGGCGGTGACATCACGCGAAAGCGCAAGCTGCTCGAGCGGCAAAAGGAAGGGAAGAAACGTATGAAAGCGATCGGTTCGGTCCACATCCCTCAGGAAGCCTTCATCGAGGTACTCAAGACCGGCTGA
- the lepB gene encoding signal peptidase I, producing the protein MLWLRWLFSRTVRDALNLCRHVERLTHAQADLLSPAAREGLQKATAELRKVLRESGNPIALREQMDAVEEAAHQWLLRYPHPRLRENFEVLLVALAVAMGIRTFFLQPFAIPTGSMQPTLFGVTSINLLQYPGFQPPRGWERIREWFAGVSYVRVVARTDGPIQRVDPPLRLLFFNLKQTLWIGGVPHTIWFPPDTGQVDIAVRGGLRPGQFFRKGETVLHVRVQSGDHLFVDRFTYNFRLPRRGEIIVFETAGIQGLPQDQYYIKRLVALGGERVQIGQDRHLIINGRRLNHLTSGFDLVYSFDPSEPPRDSHYSGHVDGQRLAPLFYEHPDGVVVPPGHYLVMGDNTLNSLDSRAWGPLPARNVIGRFWFVYWPITERFGWVPR; encoded by the coding sequence ATGCTGTGGCTCCGCTGGTTGTTTTCCCGGACCGTTCGTGACGCCCTCAATCTCTGCCGGCACGTCGAGCGGTTGACTCATGCGCAGGCCGACCTGTTGAGTCCGGCCGCCCGCGAAGGCCTGCAAAAGGCCACCGCTGAACTGCGCAAGGTGCTGCGCGAAAGCGGCAACCCCATCGCACTTCGTGAGCAAATGGACGCCGTGGAGGAAGCCGCCCACCAGTGGCTGCTGCGGTATCCGCACCCACGGCTCCGCGAGAATTTTGAAGTCCTGTTGGTCGCCCTGGCCGTGGCCATGGGGATTCGGACCTTTTTCCTGCAACCCTTCGCCATCCCCACCGGGTCCATGCAGCCCACGCTCTTCGGGGTGACCTCGATCAACCTGCTCCAGTACCCGGGCTTTCAACCGCCCCGGGGCTGGGAACGAATCCGCGAATGGTTCGCGGGCGTTTCCTATGTGCGGGTGGTGGCCAGGACCGACGGGCCCATCCAGCGGGTTGACCCGCCCCTGCGGCTGCTGTTCTTCAACCTGAAACAGACGCTCTGGATCGGGGGCGTGCCCCACACCATTTGGTTCCCCCCGGACACGGGACAGGTGGACATTGCCGTCCGGGGCGGGCTCCGACCGGGCCAATTCTTCCGCAAGGGCGAGACCGTCCTCCACGTGCGCGTGCAAAGCGGTGACCACCTGTTTGTGGATCGGTTCACGTACAACTTCAGACTGCCCCGACGGGGGGAGATCATCGTGTTCGAAACCGCCGGTATCCAGGGCCTGCCCCAGGACCAATACTACATCAAACGGCTCGTGGCGCTGGGAGGCGAACGGGTCCAGATCGGTCAGGACCGGCACCTGATCATCAATGGGCGGCGGCTCAACCATCTCACATCGGGCTTCGATCTGGTTTACAGCTTCGACCCATCCGAACCGCCCCGTGACAGTCACTATTCCGGCCATGTGGATGGTCAACGCCTGGCACCCCTGTTCTATGAACATCCCGACGGTGTGGTGGTGCCCCCCGGCCATTACCTGGTGATGGGCGATAATACCCTCAACAGCCTGGATTCGAGGGCCTGGGGCCCTCTACCGGCCCGTAACGTCATCGGGCGGTTCTGGTTCGTCTATTGGCCCATTACCGAGCGGTTCGGTTGGGTGCCCCGGTGA
- a CDS encoding response regulator gives MAIRVAIVEDNEKLRETLGRVLERTEGFACVGRFATAEEALQAVPGLKPDVVLMDINLPGINGVECVRRLKDQCPDTQFIMLTVYEDTDNIFNALAAGATGYLLKRSTKAELLQAIRDVMKGGSPMTTHIARKVVQSFQKPPARPPEPDFELSPREREVLDLLAQGFLYKEIAEKLGVTYETVHTHIRRIYEKLQVRTRTEAVAKFLRR, from the coding sequence ATGGCCATCAGGGTTGCCATTGTCGAGGACAACGAAAAACTGCGCGAGACCCTTGGCAGGGTGCTCGAGCGCACCGAAGGGTTTGCCTGCGTGGGACGCTTCGCCACGGCCGAGGAAGCCCTGCAAGCCGTACCCGGCTTGAAACCCGACGTGGTCCTCATGGACATCAACCTGCCGGGCATCAACGGCGTCGAGTGCGTCCGCCGGCTGAAGGATCAATGCCCGGACACCCAGTTCATCATGCTCACCGTCTACGAGGACACCGACAACATCTTCAACGCGCTGGCCGCCGGTGCCACCGGCTACCTCCTCAAACGCTCCACCAAGGCCGAGCTCTTGCAGGCCATCCGCGACGTCATGAAGGGCGGTTCCCCCATGACCACCCACATCGCCCGCAAGGTGGTCCAGTCCTTTCAAAAACCGCCGGCGCGACCACCCGAGCCGGATTTCGAATTGTCGCCGCGGGAGCGCGAGGTCCTGGACCTCCTTGCCCAGGGCTTCCTGTACAAGGAAATCGCCGAAAAGCTCGGCGTCACGTACGAAACCGTGCACACCCACATCCGCCGCATCTACGAAAAGCTCCAGGTCCGAACCCGGACCGAAGCGGTGGCCAAGTTCCTGCGCCGTTGA
- a CDS encoding sensor histidine kinase, translated as PGPEPIRAIAEDEEGTLWVGTAGGGLFFLREGRWTHWRKSADGLPSDEVSCLWADPHGTLWIGTPGHGLAVHQKGRWTRFTTQTGLPGNSIGYLYAEPEGALWIGSNAGLMRVPPDTLEAVRSGTARRLTGRVYGRADGLPTEECTQGSQPAATRSPDGRLWFVTVQGAVSVDPDNLQPNRIPPPVWIESVWMDNQAIYLRGLRAAEPTAFTIPPGPHRLEISFTSLNLSAPERAAFEYRLAGYDDRWTSANGTRLVRYPRLPPGRYRFEVRAANEDGVWSPVPAGLDIIVQPPFWRTTWFLTLTTLALVGAIAGTVHWLSTARLRRQLRLQQALEKERARIARDLHDQLGANLVQVALLGEMLETDKDQPREVEEHARQITETARETTRALDEIVWATNPAHDSLEGLINYLCKYAQEYLSVAGLKYRLEVPPLPDRPLAPEVRHNVYLAAKEAIHNVVKHARAQSVHLRVRLEDGRAVLEIQDDGCGLPPDASSRGRHGLGNMQKRMQDIGGTVRIESATGRGTLVRFIFPTGIAAP; from the coding sequence CCCGGCCCCGAGCCGATCCGCGCCATTGCCGAAGACGAGGAAGGGACCTTGTGGGTCGGTACGGCGGGCGGTGGACTGTTTTTCCTCCGCGAGGGCAGGTGGACCCACTGGCGCAAATCCGCCGACGGCCTGCCCAGCGACGAGGTCTCCTGCCTCTGGGCCGATCCTCATGGGACGCTCTGGATCGGGACACCCGGCCATGGCCTGGCCGTCCATCAGAAGGGACGCTGGACAAGATTTACCACCCAAACCGGTCTGCCCGGCAACAGCATTGGTTACCTTTACGCCGAGCCGGAGGGGGCGTTGTGGATCGGATCCAATGCCGGTCTGATGCGGGTGCCGCCCGACACCTTGGAAGCCGTTCGAAGCGGGACGGCCCGGCGTCTGACCGGCCGTGTGTACGGTCGCGCCGACGGTTTGCCCACGGAGGAATGTACCCAGGGATCCCAACCGGCCGCCACCCGCTCACCGGACGGGCGATTGTGGTTTGTCACCGTCCAGGGTGCGGTTTCCGTTGATCCGGACAACCTGCAGCCCAATCGCATTCCACCGCCAGTGTGGATCGAATCGGTATGGATGGACAACCAGGCGATCTACCTGCGAGGACTTCGCGCGGCCGAACCCACCGCTTTCACCATACCTCCGGGCCCGCACCGACTCGAGATTTCTTTCACCAGCCTGAATCTGTCCGCACCCGAACGCGCCGCGTTTGAGTATCGGCTGGCCGGCTATGATGACCGTTGGACATCCGCCAACGGCACCCGGCTGGTCCGGTACCCCCGGTTGCCGCCGGGTCGGTACCGATTCGAGGTCCGCGCCGCCAACGAGGACGGTGTCTGGAGCCCGGTACCGGCAGGTCTCGACATCATCGTGCAACCTCCGTTCTGGCGAACGACCTGGTTTCTCACACTGACCACCCTGGCCCTGGTGGGCGCCATCGCCGGGACGGTGCACTGGCTCTCCACGGCCCGACTCCGCCGTCAGCTCCGTTTGCAACAGGCCCTCGAGAAGGAACGCGCCCGTATTGCCCGGGATCTCCATGACCAGCTGGGAGCCAACCTGGTCCAGGTGGCCCTGCTTGGTGAAATGTTGGAGACCGACAAGGACCAACCGCGAGAAGTTGAGGAACACGCCCGGCAGATCACCGAAACAGCCCGCGAAACCACCCGCGCCCTTGACGAAATCGTTTGGGCCACCAATCCCGCACACGACTCCCTGGAGGGACTGATCAATTACCTTTGCAAGTACGCCCAGGAATACCTGTCGGTTGCCGGACTCAAATACCGGCTGGAAGTGCCGCCGTTACCGGACCGACCCCTTGCGCCCGAGGTGCGCCACAACGTCTACCTGGCAGCCAAGGAGGCCATCCACAACGTTGTCAAACACGCCCGGGCCCAAAGCGTTCACCTCCGTGTTCGACTCGAAGACGGTCGGGCCGTACTGGAGATCCAGGACGACGGTTGCGGGCTCCCGCCGGATGCCTCGTCGCGTGGACGACATGGACTCGGCAACATGCAAAAGCGGATGCAGGACATCGGTGGGACGGTGCGGATCGAGTCCGCGACAGGGCGGGGGACCCTGGTACGATTCATCTTCCCCACCGGCATAGCGGCTCCCTGA
- a CDS encoding two-component regulator propeller domain-containing protein translates to MRLGRWYRAIAWAVWAGLHGLPGVRTGEAAVTSPPDSPFLVENWSTSEGLPQSSVLTLLQDRHGYLWAGTLNGLVRFDGLRFTVFDAVNTPGLESSRIVLLYEDREGQLWIGTETAGVFLARPDGLRPVDVGQKTREGRLRAVVEDPHGGVWLYTEDGYLGRYTAGQVNVWRMPAEVPGVCRALAAEEDLLWVGSDQQLTAVGPLRAIEPPRLPIQLVLPVPRLDLIIPSRKGGHWRLLNGRILLCRGNELVKDLGPYPWRSNARPSAACEDLDGNLIVGTLDETSGDGVYWFDPAGRATRIGRAEGLTTEGILALLMDREGNLWVGTDGGGLHRVQRKRFQRHVLGRAVVAQTVCSDPSGGVWTGFTRGLVLWQPGGPQEFGPEHGLRTPFEQNVSALWLDQQQQLWVGTGSGLFRRTGNRFERVPGPPALLTAVNVIFEDRKGQLWVGTHAGLVSRSGNNWQWWRPPQGP, encoded by the coding sequence GTGCGTCTGGGCCGTTGGTATCGTGCCATCGCATGGGCGGTGTGGGCAGGACTCCACGGTCTCCCCGGGGTTCGTACGGGGGAGGCTGCAGTGACTTCTCCGCCGGACTCGCCCTTCCTGGTGGAAAACTGGAGCACGAGTGAAGGGCTGCCGCAAAGCTCCGTCCTCACGTTGTTGCAGGATCGCCACGGATATCTCTGGGCCGGCACCTTGAACGGCCTGGTCCGGTTCGACGGCCTTCGTTTCACCGTGTTCGACGCAGTCAACACCCCGGGACTGGAAAGCAGCCGGATCGTGTTGCTGTACGAGGATCGGGAGGGCCAGCTGTGGATCGGCACCGAAACGGCCGGCGTCTTCCTTGCGCGGCCCGACGGCTTGCGGCCGGTGGACGTGGGCCAGAAAACCCGCGAAGGCCGACTGCGTGCGGTTGTGGAGGACCCTCATGGAGGGGTATGGCTTTACACGGAGGACGGTTACCTGGGACGATACACAGCCGGTCAGGTGAACGTCTGGCGGATGCCGGCCGAGGTGCCGGGCGTGTGCCGTGCCCTGGCAGCCGAAGAAGATCTCCTGTGGGTGGGCTCGGACCAGCAACTCACCGCGGTGGGCCCGCTCAGGGCCATCGAACCACCCCGCCTGCCAATCCAGTTGGTTTTGCCCGTGCCGCGGTTGGACCTCATAATCCCGAGCCGCAAGGGCGGGCACTGGCGCCTGCTCAACGGCCGAATACTGCTCTGCCGGGGAAACGAGCTGGTAAAAGACCTGGGACCCTATCCCTGGCGATCCAACGCCCGCCCCTCGGCCGCTTGTGAAGACCTGGATGGGAACCTGATCGTCGGCACCCTGGATGAGACGAGTGGCGATGGGGTCTATTGGTTTGATCCAGCCGGCCGGGCCACTCGCATCGGTCGGGCGGAGGGGTTGACGACGGAGGGCATCCTGGCGCTGCTCATGGACCGCGAAGGCAATCTGTGGGTGGGAACCGACGGCGGCGGCCTGCACCGGGTGCAGCGAAAACGGTTCCAACGCCATGTGCTGGGGCGGGCCGTGGTGGCACAAACCGTATGCAGCGATCCAAGTGGCGGCGTGTGGACGGGTTTCACGCGTGGTTTGGTCCTCTGGCAACCGGGCGGCCCGCAGGAGTTCGGTCCCGAACACGGCCTGCGCACGCCCTTTGAACAAAACGTGTCCGCGCTCTGGTTGGACCAACAGCAGCAGCTCTGGGTGGGCACCGGTAGTGGGCTTTTCCGCCGGACCGGCAATCGGTTTGAACGCGTACCGGGGCCACCGGCCTTGTTGACCGCTGTCAACGTCATCTTCGAGGACCGGAAGGGCCAGCTGTGGGTGGGGACTCATGCAGGGCTGGTGAGCCGTTCGGGAAACAACTGGCAGTGGTGGCGCCCGCCGCAGGGACC